A stretch of DNA from Toxotes jaculatrix isolate fToxJac2 chromosome 15, fToxJac2.pri, whole genome shotgun sequence:
aactctCACTCCCACTCTTCCCTTATCAAATGCTTTTTCAGCATCTAAAGAAATTACAATCTCAGGTAGTTCAGCTGAGTGTTTAGagtaaattacattaaaaagtGTTTGGATGTTAAAAAACAATTGACATCCCTTTATGAAACCATTTTGCTCTTCAGCTGTAAGGAAGCACATTCTCTAAACGAGATGCAATTACTTTAGCCAACACCTTCACATCAGCATTAAGCAGGGATAATGGTCTATAGGAACCACAGGAGGTTGGATCCTTGTCCTTAAGAAGGAGAGCTATAGTGGCTTGTGTCAGAGTTGGAGGTAAAGAACCGTATTCCAAGGACTCGAACATGGATAAAAGTAGTGGTGCCAGTTTtccaataaacattttttttaaaaattcaatcgGAAACCTGTCCAGGCTGGGGGCTTTATTATATGGCATAGCTTTAATTGAATTTGATACTCCTGCAGGAGAAAGTGGGGAGTCTGATTGCTTGGCAGTATCAGGATCAATGAATTAATCTCCAAGGGATCTGTAGTAATAATGCAATAAGCGTTTTAGTGGCCTGTTGCTGTAGTTGGTGTGCCAGTAAACGACTTGCCTTGTTGCCATGTTCATAATATGAGCCACGACAATGTAGTGACAAGCGCTCAGCCTCTTAAGTTAACATGAGATGTAAGCTCATTAAGCCTAGCATTGAGTCTTTTATTGGAAAAGACAGAGTAAGAAATAATTTGTCCCCTAAGATAAGATTTAAGTGTCTCCCATAACAAAGAATACAAAGTGGAGTCATTCTGATTTAAAGAAAGGAACTCATCAATAGAACTGATGCATATACAAGTTCGGGGCAAGTTATTTTGCATTAGGGTACCAGTAACTATCAGATAACGGCCATTTTTAATCAGATATGACATTAGTGGATGAGAACTGTACATTATGGCTAACTAAAATGGCGAGTCCTCTTGCCTTTGAATTAAAGTTTGAGTGGAAGATTTGACTCACCCAAGAGCAATGCAGCCTACTGTGATCCTTAAAGCGAAGGCGAGTCTCCTGTAAAAATACTATATCAGAGCTTAAACGTTTCAagtgtgtaaaaacaaaagaatattAAAGAATATTAAAACAACCAATTAAAGTCCAAATTGAGCATTTTAATTCATTCTACACTGTAGGCGAGTTCTTCTTAAAACCAACTTCCACAAAACAGTTTATACAAATTGACTTTATGTTGTACTTACAGCATGACAGTGATATTTCTtctttcagaaacaaacaagaaactcgagaaaaaaaaaaaacaaaaaaaaaaaacaatccagaGGTATCTCAAAACTCGTTAACAAACAGGATTACAGTAAGGTTGTGGatgtacaaaagaaaaaattcagGGATGCACATATTTCAACAATGACAGGGATAAACATGCATGCAAGAAATTATGAGCGCTCTCTTCCAGACTGATTGTTGTAGTAAAAGTAACTTGTCAGGTTAACATCAGACTTTTGCCAAATTTGGAAGTGGTCTTTATCCCCAAAACCAACTGagtaaaataatattaaaacaaatttcAGTAGAAAATGTCCTCTGGGGAAAAAGGAGAGGATCTGTTGTAGtgaaatcttttattttattttacagtctgAAATTGGAGCCACTGTTAAGCCAAAATATAATTTACCTTTAAAGAATtgagaattaaaaacaaaaaagcaaaacactgtcGAATCAAACCAGCTTTCTCTGGTCATATACAACTGAAAGAAAACCTGGTACTTTTATAGTCACtgctgatgcagtacacaccaCTGTGGGCGAGTTTCTTTTTCAGTCACAAATCCTCTTCTCTAAACTGGCCACACAGCATCAGCCACCCATCAAGAGTGCTACACAACTAACAGGGAACAAATCCACAATCCCCATTCAGTGCCACAAGTCCAGAGTTCAGCCAAAGAACACATGATGCACAGAGTTTGTAACTGCAGGTTTGAGTAGTCATATGAAATGTTTACAGTTGTTTTGTTGACCGCTTTTCTCCTTTCAAGCATGgcctccatctgtgtgtcactTTTCTACTCATGTTGGCTTTGGCTGAACtgagaagtgtttgttttttttgtttttttttttgccctgaatGAGGACCATGAATATCTCCTACTCTATACAGAAAGCTGGTGCTGCACACTACATGTGTGGTGGGTATAaaacaacatggaaaaaaaacttcgGAAATCTTTAACTGTTCCTTTTGGATACCATCACTCAGGCTCAGTCACTGTCAGAGCTGGAGCCTGAGCTGGATTTATTCCTCTTGCTGTCGTTCCTCTCTTTGCCTTTTGTACTATCAGGTCTCAGTCTGGCTGGACTTCTTCTGTCTTTGGATCTGGAGGTActctttgctcttcttttgGAATCTGGGCTCTTCTGACTCTTCCTTTTCACATTTCTATCACTCTCAGAACTGCTGCTACGTCTTTTCTTTTGGTTGGCAgattctctgtctttgtcttttctatgAGATGATCGATCTTTGCTATGGTCTCTCTTATCACTCTTACTTCTGGAGCGCCTGCTTCTGTGCAAGTCTCTGGTCTTATTTCTGTCTGGACTTCTGGTTCGGCGCTCCTTATCCCTGGACGTTCCCCGCCTTTTATTCTCCCTCTCACTGTTGCGTCGCCTTTCCTGACTCCTGCTGCGTTCCctgcccctctctctgtctttttctctcttttcttctttgtctttcaaaGCTGCAGTTCCAGCTCTATCCCTGTTTCTGCTACTTGACCTGCGCCCATCTTTTGTGGTTgatctttctttgctttttgacTTTGTCCTAGTTCTCTCACCGTTTCTTCCTTTTGAATCCTCCTTATGCTTTTTGTCAGACTCATGGCCCTTATTTCTATCTTTATTGTGATCAGATTCtgattccttttctttcttattaACACTTCGGTCTTTGCTCCTGGAGCGACCTCTCCTGTCGTCACTTTTGTGCTTGTGACCCTTGTCTCTGCTTTTTGACCTTCtactcttttctctgcttttactGCGACTTTGAGATCGATCTCGTTTCTTTGCCTTGTGTTTGCCATGCTTCTCATCCTTTTCTACATCATCCTCTTCTTTGCTTTTGGATCTATGTGACCGAgatttcttgtcttttttacCCTCAGCTGTTTTTTCATGCTTAGTGCTGGAGGCCCGTTTCTCTCTTATTTGAGCTTTAGCAGCCTCATCCTTGCCCTCATTCATGTCacctctgttaaaaaaaaagaaaaaagcaaacaaaaaaaacagtgaagagCAAAAATTACTGACAGAACCCAACTATTGATATCAGGCAACATTAGGCAATCAACAATGGGAAAATGTATATTTCAGAAAACATagttattttcttaaataatacattttcattaaatattATCACAGTTTAATGAAATCGATTAGATTTAAAGTATAAATGTATAGCAATGGCCTTTGTATTTCACAACTGATGTTGCCCATCCAAGAACCAGACAGCTGGTACAACTGATAAACAGACAGTCATCATTACAGACAAACATCCTTTTGATAAGTCAAAGTCAAGGCATCTTACCTGTCACCCTTAATCCAGCGCTCTCCAGTGACTGCCCTCATCCTCTGTCGCTGCAGCTCCTGACGCCAATGTGGAGGAGTTTCACTACGGCGAAAACGATCTCTGGACCTTGAACGTGAGCGTGACGGAGTTCGGTATCTCTGAATGGGGGAAACGACAAAACCATTGACTTCTGTTCTCCACAGACTTTAAACAGACTGGAATTAACATTGGTCCAGACAGAAATCTTGACATAATCCAGTCTCAGtacacacaaaatgaatgatgacaAATTTTTAGCTTCTCACTCTTGCAGTCCACTTACCCTCGGACCTCTGCCTTTTATTTTCCTACCGGATCGTGTCATCACCAGCCTTCTGTGATATGCTGACTGAGAATTATATGTTGTGCCAGAACTGAgagagtaaaaaataaattaattaattgatgGTGGCAACTAAACATGGCAAAGAGGACAAATTAGACAATAAATTCTGGTCAAACAAACTAACCTCTCTCTTGGCctttcctctttatttctctgatCCTTTTCAGCCTCCTCCTTCGATTTCTGGATTGACTGGGGACTTCTCCTCATGAGGAATCGGTTTTCTGGGATGGGCGGTATTTCTTCAGGGCGTACCGTAGATGTAACCAGCtcctcttgttctttctcttcagCACTTTCTGGTTCTGACCTAGCAAAGCATTGCGGCTCAGAATAAAGACACTAGGTACTGTTTACACGGCAGAAAGTGCAAGCACAAAGAAAgtgcagtgaaaatgtgaaaatgaaataagtTACCTCTTCTTGTccttcttctgctgtttctttttttgcttttttgcctTCTTTTTCCGCTTCTTGGATTCTTTCTCTGATTCttcagagtcagaggaggaaTCTGAGGAGCTTTCAGAGTTGCTGGAGCTACTGCTGGAACTGGAGGAGGcccgctctctctttttttcatccctCTTTGCTGCAAATATTTATAGAATATTACAAGCACAATAGCAGAAGAAAATAAGACAGAACTTGAAGTTTTAAAACTCATTTTGAAAATACTTAGCACAAACAAACCTTTAGATTTAGGGACTAGCTCTCCACAATTCAAAACTTTCACGTCAGCATATGGTCTGCTGTTAGGATCCGTTTTCTGGTTCTCCATGGTTTGAACAACCTCTTGGCCAGAGATCACATGACCAAAAACCACATggacactgagaaaataaagtgGTGATAAGCTTGAGCTCGGAGATATATTTGGTACACAGTGCACTATGCAAGTAATTGGATTTTCAGAATACAATCAAGCAGCAATTACCCGTCCAGATGCGGTGAGGGCTTTGTTGTTCTGAAGTGTCACAGCATAccattcaagaaaaaaaaaaaagggcatgATTATTTAGAAGGCTTAGGGAcgacagagtgaactgattatAAATcagataaataatataaaacacataGAGTGCTTACATGAAAAACTGGGATCCATTAGTATCTTTGCCCCTATTGGCCATAGACAGCAGGTACTCCTTGTTGTGTTTAACAGCAAAGCTTTCATCTGGGGGAAAAGGATAAGATTGTACTGCCATCTTGAAGCCAACGTCGGTTTGGATAAGAACTGACCGCTCTGACAGTGGCCTCTTTACCTTCAAAAAAGCCTCCATAGATGGATTCGCCTCCTCTTCCATTGCCTAAAATGTCAAAGAGCAAATAACCCAGGCAAAGAGATTTTGAGGGTTATGAAACTCCAGCTTTGTTTGTGCTTTCATTATAAGACGCTGACACCATCTGGATACAGTTCTAGGCTAAGTACACCATTCACAACCTTCAACCTTTATTGACTCACCTTCACTGAAGTCTCCTCCTTGAATCATGAAGTCTTTTACTATTCGATGGAACAGGCATCCTTTGTAGTGCAAGGGTTTCTGAGTTCCTTTACCAATGCCTTTCTCACCTGGAACAATGAAACAACAGTAAATATCAATGTTAAAGCATGCCAAGAAAAAAGTCTGCAGGCATATTCTTCAGGAGGAAATTAATTATTCACCTGTGCAGAGGCATCTGAAGTTTTCACATGTTTTGGGACAGATGTCTGAAAACAACTCCACCACAACTCTGCCGACTGTGAGGAGACACTGGGTTAGAATAATTTTCTTTATCTTAAATTACGGTGAATCACTACACTCAGCTGTCAATGCATTAGGTACATCCAGCTAAAACTAACGCAGTCTAACACAAGAtccctgcaataaatcctaccttctCGGTGGGTATAATGTTCAGGTCTCATTTAAACTAATTAGGAGGGTACTGATCCAATTTTGTGGTCATTGTGAAGGCTGCGGTTTGTGGTGCTATATTGTACTGCATTAAACTGAGGGACATTTGCAATGTTTTGTTACTAGCTATAAGGGCAGActaaatattaaagcaaacGATATAATTCAACAAAGCCACTGCAAACTCTCAAATTAACATGCTGTGAATCAAAACTCTCCTCAACAGCTTCAACAAAAAATTACTATTACAACCCTCATGCACTTAGGATGTATTGCAAGGCTGCCATATTAGACTGCGTTAGCGTTAGAAATATTTTCCCAGTTAACTCTTCGCTGTCTGAATGTATCAGAAAGTAGGCAGAGAGCTGAGGTTTGTTTCTTACCGAGCACATTACTGATTCCGATGTCAAGGAAGCACCGAGGACGCTGAACCTTGATCCCCATGATCACCTCTACAGATCAAACACATGCAGGTGAGAGAAACGGAGCAAACAGAGATAAGTGAGAGTGGGATGTAACAAGCGGAATAGGCTGCAAGTCTTGCACACCTACCGGGTCTGACCAGCTGAACGACTTCTTTAAATGCTACCGAAAACCATATGAACCAAAAAGAAGTGATGAAAGTGCTGACCGTAAATCGCTTCTCTTTCGATATATAGGATAAACAAGAGAAACGACACGACTGGATTATAAACAAAATTAGGCGAGAAGATGCCTGTTTTTTAATCgtaagctaatgttagctaagtAGCGACACATTTAAAGTCTTACAAATGTCCGCATTTACACACTTGCAGTCTGTATTGTACTGTTACGATTTCACAGCAGTATCTATCCAACGTTAGGCCTGGCGTTAGCATTAGCTCACCTAGCCTCAGGCACATTACATGCAAGGGGGGTCCTCCTACACAACACCAACCGTTTCGGGGCATTAACTACATACATGTGTCGCTAAGACGTTGATAATGTGAAACCACATCACCTGGAAAGCCGAGGGTATCACTCCATACAGAGAACGGCTCTTAACAAACGACGAAAATGAAGTTTCATTCACTGTAgagctcagtgtttctaaaGATGGCGCGGCAGGGACGTCAACGTTATGTCGAGGCTCGTGCGCCACTCAACGCAGCGGAGCACGCAGCGCGAGAGGTCTGAGAGACTCTGTGCCCTGAAACTTACCTGTCAGGCACaactttctctcactctgctcaAATCAGTAACATCGCCCATTTAATAATTCAGTGACCCTACCTCTGTCTGAAACATTATTCTCTTCATATTTCATCGATGTCAACAAAATCTCAGGATTGTGGTTTCTTATCTACAAGTATAATTTCTTCCCTCATACCTATTTCGTATGGAATAACAGGGGCGTTTTGCATAAACACGAATCTTCCTTATGTTTTTGAGGTGGTGAGGTTTGTGGTGGGAAAAGGTCTGGCTCTCATCTAATCAGTATCTGGTaacaaacaaatgcagtttAATAAAGCACTCATAGGAACAGGTTGCCTACACTCCCTTGAGCGGCGAATGAACTGCTGCCTGAAGGACAAAACCCGGGGTTTCAAAATCCTCCAACTTCATTATGTCACTGGCTACGGAAGTGAGACAATTTAACATACATGCTAGGTACTTTTGACTTTGAATGAGCGATTTTAGTGACAGTGTTATACTGTTGTCAGATACATAATGTTTAAATCTATATAATCTGTAGAAATCTAGCTAAGAATTGGGTTAGCAGAGGTAGTCTGCTCATCTCAGTCATTTCAGGTGATTGTTTCTTCATCCACGTGAACATCGCGTTAGAAAACTGAACTGAGCTACTGGCAGCACACTTCAGTCTAATGGTACACCAAAGGAAAGTCACAGGAAATCTCTCAGTGGGGCTGTTTTTTTGAGCGATGAAATCCTCTGAACCTGAGGTCAGCATGTAACTCTGAGCTGCGTTCACTGACATGTCAAGTGTTTGCTTTTTGATGCAGTAGAATCAGGCATAATGTCAGAAGTTGTGATGCACCTTTAAAaacatgtgtgttttgtttttcttagttAATAGAGATCCCCAAAGGAGCACCTAACATCTAGCACCTCCAGACTGTAAATTGGTGGCTGTGATACCAGTTGGCTGAACCTGCTTGTTAGTTTGACATTGAGGTGGATAGTGGACACTGTGTTGGTACAATGAAGACCTCAGTCCATACTTAGCCTGAGCCCTGGACTGTTATTATGTTTCGGCTCCGGTGTGTGAATTCCTGCCTTCGTCGGCTCCTTCATGGGGGGACAGTGAACCGAGACCAGGTTCTGGAGCAGCTGCGGGTTTGCTCGGCTGAAGACCAGGTGTTTGATGTGGTGGGCAAGAACAAGGCCAAGCTCACAGTGAGCCATGTTAGCTATGCTGTGGGGATGCTGTGGCAGTTTCAGAAAGAGACGCCTCAGCTGCTCAGGACTGTGGACCTCATCAAGAGTCACCCACAGTTCTTGACTCTCCGGGTTTTGGCTGAGAACAAAATTACTCTTATGGATGATTTCATGTTGGTGGACATGCTTTACAGTTTCCTCAGGTACATTGAAATACAGACACTTTTAGCATAAAGAATATGTATTTGAATTATAAACTTGTAAAGACAATATACTGTGTTATCTCTTGTAGGCTGAATGTGGATCCACATGACTCTCTTGTTCAGCAGTTGGTTTCAGAAGCATGGCTAAGACTAGAGAGGTATGATTGCATTAcataattttgttatttttaatgtttgtttttaggtAATAAGTTTATGGCTCAACTTACTAattcttttcattattgattaatccaGCAATTATATTCTTGccaaaaaatagtgaaaattaTCCATCATTATTTCTCTAAGCCCAAAAGTGACATGGTCAAATGTCTTGTTGTTCCAGCCAACAGTCCTGAACTCTGACTCTGATATTAGATCTATGGATTAATCATCTAATTGTTTCAACAGTAATGAGATGTTACACGTGTGAACTTTTTCAGATTACCCATGGCGTCCCTATCCAAGTTTGCCATTTGTCTAATTGATCAGAACCTTCAACACAGTCCCCTAATGGGCCACATCACCAGTGTTGTGGATCAGAGGCTGTCGTCTATTGATGATGCCAGGTTGGTCATCAGTCAAATATGATCAAATTTAAGCATCTGGTATCTTGTATTTACTCTCTGGCGTTGTTTTCCCAGGGTCTTAACTGTGCTGATGATAAGCACATCGTCCCTGGTGTCTCCCCGGCTGCGGGATGCCTTAATTAGCAGGGTCGATCAGCTCCTGGACACCAATAACCCCTCAACCTACAACAACCCTAGGAGAGTGGTGCAGTTCCTGCGCAACATCAAGTACAGCCACCGGCCTCTGCTGGACAAATGCAACCAGATCCTCTTGAGCAACGTTCCCAGGCTGGACGCAGAAAATATAGGCATAATCTTGGGACTGTATCAGTGCCTGCAGTTCAACAACTGTGACTTCAGATTGGCTGCTAAACAAAGGCTGATAGAACTAATTGACTCAAGCACTgatcctctctccttccctaaACTGTTTGTTGCTCTGGCTCCCATGGCCAGTCCAGAGATCAGAGAAGGGTTTGTATCATTATTAGTGGAGTGATACACAAGTAGAAGTCCAATCCTTCACCGCACTCCACGAGTCTCACTGGTCTGCTTTGTGGTTTAATTCCTATTAGGTTGGAGAACACTGCCTTCCTGTTGGCGGATGAGCTCAGTGCACAGCAGGCTCTGGCTGTAGCTGAGGCACTAGAAGAGATTCAGAGCAGGAACCTTAGCTTACTGAACAAGTGAGTTCATATCTCTGCCATATAGCACCCGCATAGCTTATGGAGCCAAAATACAGTAATATTGTAGATATATTGGCACCCTCCTTTCATTTAAAACTGTGTCTCCATTACATAGTTTGCCCACCAAAGAACTCcgacaagtttatttttaaagtgtAAAACCTCCCACTCAGGCTATatcttcacattaaaaaaaaaatccttataataatattgtgtattttatggaaaaacaaaaagacaaaacaaaacaaatctccactgattaaaaaaaaaaaaaaactctcaaaaatctattaaatattctgaattATTTTCCAGAATTGCATCAGTAA
This window harbors:
- the ppig gene encoding peptidyl-prolyl cis-trans isomerase G; translation: MGIKVQRPRCFLDIGISNVLVGRVVVELFSDICPKTCENFRCLCTGEKGIGKGTQKPLHYKGCLFHRIVKDFMIQGGDFSEGNGRGGESIYGGFFEDESFAVKHNKEYLLSMANRGKDTNGSQFFITTKPSPHLDGVHVVFGHVISGQEVVQTMENQKTDPNSRPYADVKVLNCGELVPKSKAKRDEKKRERASSSSSSSSSNSESSSDSSSDSEESEKESKKRKKKAKKQKKKQQKKDKKRSEPESAEEKEQEELVTSTVRPEEIPPIPENRFLMRRSPQSIQKSKEEAEKDQRNKEERPRESSGTTYNSQSAYHRRLVMTRSGRKIKGRGPRRYRTPSRSRSRSRDRFRRSETPPHWRQELQRQRMRAVTGERWIKGDRGDMNEGKDEAAKAQIREKRASSTKHEKTAEGKKDKKSRSHRSKSKEEDDVEKDEKHGKHKAKKRDRSQSRSKSREKSRRSKSRDKGHKHKSDDRRGRSRSKDRSVNKKEKESESDHNKDRNKGHESDKKHKEDSKGRNGERTRTKSKSKERSTTKDGRRSSSRNRDRAGTAALKDKEEKREKDRERGRERSRSQERRRNSERENKRRGTSRDKERRTRSPDRNKTRDLHRSRRSRSKSDKRDHSKDRSSHRKDKDRESANQKKRRSSSSESDRNVKRKSQKSPDSKRRAKSTSRSKDRRSPARLRPDSTKGKERNDSKRNKSSSGSSSDSD